A DNA window from Arachis hypogaea cultivar Tifrunner chromosome 18, arahy.Tifrunner.gnm2.J5K5, whole genome shotgun sequence contains the following coding sequences:
- the LOC112772788 gene encoding pentatricopeptide repeat-containing protein At1g20230 isoform X1: protein MITLELNFFHNSYRRATCEALILRFVVVGNALCSCLSNLIASYSRVCQIIYPIAIINLHSCPHRKPQSHFVFLLPTHRNINNNSQTQPEQRNFFMPSIYNIISQCLSSSTITLSHARQSHVHILKLGLYGDTYIATKLLSHDANNLYFLQVTNLVLHFFPNPTLPSFTTIINAFARSHQYDAALYLFSLMGHKGLAPDGFLLLTTIKACAALQALIPGLQFHGYDFVSSYALDSILASSLVHMYLKCDSIGDAHRLLDEMSERHVVVWSAIIVGYSQRGMVERAKEMFSEMRIEGVEPNLVSWNGMLAGFSNAGWHVEAVELFKTSKWEMF, encoded by the exons ATGATTACTCTTGAATTAAATTTCTTTCATAATTCTTACAGAAGAGCAACTTGTGAAGCTTTGATCCTCCGATTCGTCGTGGTAGGCAATGCTCTTTGCAGCTGTCTCTCTAACCTCATCGCATCTTATAGCAGAGTATGCCAAATAATCTATCCAATAGCAATAATAAACCTTCATTCATGTCCGCACCGAAAACCGCAATCGCACTTTGTCTTCCTCCTTCCCACCCATCGCAACATTAACAACAACAGTCAAACACAACCCGaacaaagaaatttttttatgccCTCAATCTACAACATAATCTCCCAATGCCTGAGTTCCAGCACCATTACACTTTCCCACGCGCGTCAATCTCACGTGCACATTCTCAAGCTCGGCCTCTACGGCGACACCTACATCGCCACAAAGCTTCTCTCTCACGACGCCAACAATCTCTATTTTTTACAAGTCACAAACCTCGTACTCCATTTCTTCCCCAATCCAACCCTCCCTTCCTTCACCACTATCATCAACGCCTTCGCCAGGTCCCACCAATACGACGCCGCTCTCTATCTCTTCTCCCTCATGGGTCATAAGGGTCTTGCCCCTGATGGGTTCCTTCTCCTGACTACAATCAAAGCATGTGCTGCGTTGCAAGCCTTGATCCCTGGGCTGCAGTTTCATGGGTATGATTTTGTGTCTAGTTATGCCTTGGATTCAATTTTGGCGTCTTCTCTGGTGCATATGTATCTGAAGTGTGATAGTATTGGGGATGCCCATCGATTGCTTGATGAAATGTCTGAGAGGCATGTTGTCGTTTGGAGCGCAATTATCGTGGGTTACTCGCAACGTGGGATGGTTGAGAGGGCCAAGGAGATGTTTAGTGAGATGAGGATTGAGGGGGTGGAGCCCAATTTGGTATCGTGGAATGGGATGCTTGCTGGGTTCAGCAATGCAGGGTGGCATGTTGAGGCTGTGGAGTTGTTCAAGACATCTAAGTGGGAAATG TTTTGA
- the LOC112772788 gene encoding pentatricopeptide repeat-containing protein At1g59720, chloroplastic/mitochondrial isoform X2 gives MITLELNFFHNSYRRATCEALILRFVVVGNALCSCLSNLIASYSRVCQIIYPIAIINLHSCPHRKPQSHFVFLLPTHRNINNNSQTQPEQRNFFMPSIYNIISQCLSSSTITLSHARQSHVHILKLGLYGDTYIATKLLSHDANNLYFLQVTNLVLHFFPNPTLPSFTTIINAFARSHQYDAALYLFSLMGHKGLAPDGFLLLTTIKACAALQALIPGLQFHGFEVTRKIRILENGVNEKIACGELSAEMFGDIFYWHIPILAMTADVTQASNEECKKCGMAQYLANLISVEGSFSAYSKKLARTIRWTVVELEIQYISF, from the exons ATGATTACTCTTGAATTAAATTTCTTTCATAATTCTTACAGAAGAGCAACTTGTGAAGCTTTGATCCTCCGATTCGTCGTGGTAGGCAATGCTCTTTGCAGCTGTCTCTCTAACCTCATCGCATCTTATAGCAGAGTATGCCAAATAATCTATCCAATAGCAATAATAAACCTTCATTCATGTCCGCACCGAAAACCGCAATCGCACTTTGTCTTCCTCCTTCCCACCCATCGCAACATTAACAACAACAGTCAAACACAACCCGaacaaagaaatttttttatgccCTCAATCTACAACATAATCTCCCAATGCCTGAGTTCCAGCACCATTACACTTTCCCACGCGCGTCAATCTCACGTGCACATTCTCAAGCTCGGCCTCTACGGCGACACCTACATCGCCACAAAGCTTCTCTCTCACGACGCCAACAATCTCTATTTTTTACAAGTCACAAACCTCGTACTCCATTTCTTCCCCAATCCAACCCTCCCTTCCTTCACCACTATCATCAACGCCTTCGCCAGGTCCCACCAATACGACGCCGCTCTCTATCTCTTCTCCCTCATGGGTCATAAGGGTCTTGCCCCTGATGGGTTCCTTCTCCTGACTACAATCAAAGCATGTGCTGCGTTGCAAGCCTTGATCCCTGGGCTGCAGTTTCATGG TTTTGAAGTGACAAGGAAAATCCGCATCCTAGAAAATGGCGTAAATGAGAAAATTGCATGTGGGGAATTATCAGCTGAAATGTTTGGGGATATCTTTTATTGGCACATTCCAATACTAGCAATGACAGCTGATGTAACTCAGGCTTCAAATGAAGAGTGCAAAAAGTGTGGGATGGCACAGTATCTAGCTAACCTCATCTCAGTTGAAGGTTCTTTTTCTGCATATAGCAAGAAACTAGCTAGGACCATAAGGTGGACAGTAGTAGAATTGGAAATTCAATACATCAGTTTCTGA
- the LOC112772788 gene encoding pentatricopeptide repeat-containing protein At1g20230 isoform X3, whose translation MPSIYNIISQCLSSSTITLSHARQSHVHILKLGLYGDTYIATKLLSHDANNLYFLQVTNLVLHFFPNPTLPSFTTIINAFARSHQYDAALYLFSLMGHKGLAPDGFLLLTTIKACAALQALIPGLQFHGYDFVSSYALDSILASSLVHMYLKCDSIGDAHRLLDEMSERHVVVWSAIIVGYSQRGMVERAKEMFSEMRIEGVEPNLVSWNGMLAGFSNAGWHVEAVELFKTSKWEMF comes from the exons atgccCTCAATCTACAACATAATCTCCCAATGCCTGAGTTCCAGCACCATTACACTTTCCCACGCGCGTCAATCTCACGTGCACATTCTCAAGCTCGGCCTCTACGGCGACACCTACATCGCCACAAAGCTTCTCTCTCACGACGCCAACAATCTCTATTTTTTACAAGTCACAAACCTCGTACTCCATTTCTTCCCCAATCCAACCCTCCCTTCCTTCACCACTATCATCAACGCCTTCGCCAGGTCCCACCAATACGACGCCGCTCTCTATCTCTTCTCCCTCATGGGTCATAAGGGTCTTGCCCCTGATGGGTTCCTTCTCCTGACTACAATCAAAGCATGTGCTGCGTTGCAAGCCTTGATCCCTGGGCTGCAGTTTCATGGGTATGATTTTGTGTCTAGTTATGCCTTGGATTCAATTTTGGCGTCTTCTCTGGTGCATATGTATCTGAAGTGTGATAGTATTGGGGATGCCCATCGATTGCTTGATGAAATGTCTGAGAGGCATGTTGTCGTTTGGAGCGCAATTATCGTGGGTTACTCGCAACGTGGGATGGTTGAGAGGGCCAAGGAGATGTTTAGTGAGATGAGGATTGAGGGGGTGGAGCCCAATTTGGTATCGTGGAATGGGATGCTTGCTGGGTTCAGCAATGCAGGGTGGCATGTTGAGGCTGTGGAGTTGTTCAAGACATCTAAGTGGGAAATG TTTTGA
- the LOC112770250 gene encoding uncharacterized protein codes for MEGVANLRVFYNGEVIPNTHEGVTFVCECPLSFTIPCTMSFVELQNGLCNNIQSHILKRVSNLLYRSPMQVFGGLIQFQIIPVTDDVSMQQMLYIYQQTQSHVPMIKLYVEFEQQSGMGTVGDEFNVDELRDIDWEENNNDSEEKFEANYEVDDENDDGDLAGNSTVQSEANAICLFYLSCLNDGGAHVVGDGNVVVEDGEFSVGMEFGSRESVISAIKSYTISRGIDYTVYEFDPQTFYAKCKGYGAGCDWLIQASLIRKKACWEIRRYNGKYTCTIGTISQDHAKLDSDTIVDVIRPLVKADPSIKVKSVIAKVQSRFNYTVSYRKTWLAKQKAVAKVFGDWEVSYQTLPVWLKAMTVKMPRSRVQIKMLPFTGRVDGTHLHGKYKGAFLVAVAQDGNQNIMPIAFAIVEGETADAWEFFLTNLRRYVVIIDGVGIISDRHTSIDAAIARSNGAWSPPRVWHMYCIKHIGSNFLRRFKASYLHKLVVNTGRNRSTTKTTKGLKSGGEAYTQWCNDIGVERWVLAFDGSHRWDI; via the exons ATGGAAGGTGTTGCAAATTTGCGAGTATTTTATAACGGTGAGGTTATACCAAACACACATGAaggagtgacttttgtttgtgaatgtccaTTGTCATTTACTATTCCATGTACCATGAGTTTTGTCGAGTTGCAAAATGGTCTTTGTAATAACATTCAAAGCCACATTTTAAAAAGGGTGAGCAATCTTTTATACAGAAGTCCTATGCAAGTATTTGGTGGGCtaatacagtttcaaataataCCCGTCACTGACGATGTCAGTATGCAGCAGATGTTgtatatttatcaacaaacccaATCTCACGTGCCAATGATAAAgctgtacgttgagtttgaacagcAGTCGGGGATGGGTACGGTCGGCGACGAGTTCAATGTTGATGAGCTCAgggatatagattgggaagaaAATAATAATGACAGTGAAGAGAAATTCGAAGCTAATTATGAAGTCGATGATGAAAACGATGATGGAGACTTGGCAGGCAATTCGACTGTGCAAAGTGAAGCGAATGCGATT TGCttattttatttgtcttgttTGAATGATGGTGGTGCGCATGTCGTAGGTGACGGCAACGTTGTAGTGGAAGATGGCGAGTTTAGTGTCGGAATGGAATTTGGTTCGAGAGAGTCGgtgatatctgcaatcaaaagctacaccATCTCTAGAGGAAttgattacactgtgtatgagtTTGATCCGCAGACATTCTATGCGAAATGCAAGGGGTATGGTGCAGGGTGTGACTGGCTTATCCAAGCTAGCTTGATTCGAAAAAAAGCTTGTTGGGAGATCAGGAGATACAATGGCAAGTACACGTGCACCATAGGcacgatttcacaagatcatgccaagttggactcAGACACAATTGTAGATGTCATTAGGCCGTTGGTCAAAGCAGACCCCTCGATAAAGGTGAAGTCTGTTATTGCAAAAGTTCAATCCAGGTTCAACTACACTGTGAGTTACCGCAAgacttggttggcaaagcagaaagctGTCGCAAAGGTTTTCGGTGATTGGGAAGTTTCTTACCAGACTCTGCCAGTATGGTTGAAAGCAATGACGGTGAAAATGCCAAGGTCTCGTGTTCAAATTAAAATGCTCCCCTTTACCGGGAGA GTTGATGGCACGCACCTGCATGGAAAATATAAAGGTGCATTTTTGGTAGCGGTTGCACAAGATGGGAATCAAAACATTATGCCTATTGCATTTGCGATAGTCGAGGGCGAGACGGCAGACGCATGGGAGTTTTTTCTAACCAATTTGCGGAGATATGTTGTTATCATTGATGGTGTGGGTATTATTTCTGACCGTCATACCTCCATCGACGCTGCAATAGCTCGCAGTAACGGTGCATGGTCACCACCAAGGGTGTGGCACATGTACTGCATCAAGCACATCGGGTCAAACTTCTTGAGGAGGTTCAAGGCTTCATATTTGCATAAACTCGTGGTGAACACAG GACGGAACAGGAGTACAACAAAAACTACCAAAGGCTTAAAGAGTGGGGGTGAGGCATATACTCAATGGTGCAATGACATCGGTGTTGAGAGATGGGTGTTGGCATTCGATGGTAGTCATCGTTGGGACATATGA
- the LOC112772852 gene encoding uncharacterized protein, with product MSGAQGAQPKEARTATVYKSVEGGENRTRTDLRSKEDQGNIQIDKMQEKVSDPAGKGGPVFGAGKDDNKQDLGVTGTG from the coding sequence ATGTCAGGGGCACAAGGGGCACAGCCGAAAGAAGCAAGGACAGCAACAGTTTATAAGTCAGTAGAAGGAGGAGAGAATAGAACGAGGACCGACTTGCGTTCAAAGGAGGATCAAGGCAACATTCAGATCGATAAGATGCAGGAGAAGGTCTCTGACCCTGCTGGCAAAGGTGGTCCTGTCTTTGGTGCTGGCAAAGATGACAACAAGCAAGACCTTGGAGTCACTGGCACTGGCTAA